GGTGAGCGGGTCGGGGAGCCGCCGGTAGCGCTGCGCGATCACGCAGGCGAGCTGCTTGCGGTAGCCGCCGAACAGCTCGTCGGCGCCCATCCCCGACAGCAGCACCTTGACCCCGGCGTCGCGCGCGGCCTCGCACATCAGCAGCGTGTTGATCGCCGCGGGGTCGCCGATCGGCTCGTCGAGCACGTCGGTGATGCGCGGCAGCAGGTCGACGACGTTCGGCGCGATCTCGATCTCGTGCAGGTTGACGCCGTACCTCGCCGCGACCTTGCGCGCGTAGATCGCGTCGTCGGGCATCGCCTCGCGCCGCTGGTCCTCGGGCCGGAACGTGATCGTGTACGCGTCGAGGCCCGGCTCGGCACGCTTGGCGAGCACCGTGACGAGGCTGGAGTCGAGGCCGCCGCTCAGGAAGCTCGACACGGGCACGTCGGAGACGAGGTGCGCGGCGACCGAGTCCTCGAGCACCTGGCGCAGGTCGGCCGGCGGTCCCGCGGCGGCCTCGGCCGCGACGTCGGCGATCCGCCAGTACGTGCCGTACCGGCTGCCGCCGTCCGGGCAGAACTCCGCCCACGACCCCGGCGGCAGCTTGTGGACCCCCTCGATCGCGCACCGGTTCTCCGGCAGCCAGTAGAAGAGCATCGACGCGATCAGGGCACCGGGCTCGGTGCGCAGCTCGGGACCGATCGCCGCGACCAGCGCCTTGAGCTCGGACGCGAAGACGACGCCGCCCTGCCGCAGGGTGTAGAAGAGCGGCTTGATGCCCATCGGGTCGCGCGCCAGCGTGAGCTTCCGCGTCCGCTCGTCGAACACGGCGAACGCGAACATGCCGCGGAAGCGCGAGAGCGCACCGGTCCCCCAGTACCGCCACGCCTCGAGCACCACCTCGGTGTCGGAGTCGGTACGAAAGTGCACGCCCGCCCGGGTGAGCTGGGTACGCAGCTCGCGGTAGTTGTACAGCTCGCCGTTGTACGTCAGGGTCAGACCCTGCTTCGTGAACGGCTGGTCTGCGGCGGCGGTGAGGTCGATGATCGACAGACGCCGGTGCGCCAGGTGCAGCTGGAGGTTCTCCTCCTCGATGCACACGATGCCGCTCGCGTCAGGACCGCGGTGGCCGAGCCGTTCGCTCATCGTCAGGGCGACCGCCTTGCCGTCGTCCTGCTGGAAGCACCCCGCGATCCCGCACATACGTCAGCCCCCCTGCATTGTCGAGACGCCGGTGGTGGACGCCGGCGCGGCGTCGGTAGGGGCGGCGAGGCCGTTGTAGACGCCGACGTACGCCTGCAGCTGGTGCGTCCACGCCAACTCGCGCTCGACGCGCCTGCGGCCGAACGCGCCCATCCGCCGGCGGCGCGGCTCGTCGTCGGCGAGGGCGACGATCGCGTCGGCGTACTTGTCGACGTCGTTCGGCTCGACGTAGACGGCGGCGTCGGCAGCGGACACCCGCGTCTCGCGCAGGTCGAAGGCGACGACCGGGAGGCCGAAGGCCATGTACTCCATGGTCTTGTTCATCGTCGAGACGTCGTTGAGCGGGTTGAGCGGGTCGGGTGAGAGCCCGATGTCCGCCGTCGACATGACCTCGGCGACCGTCTCGTCGGGAGCGCGTCCGGTGAACTCGACGTGCCCGCGCAGGTCCAGCTCGTCGCGCAACGCCGCGAGCTCGTCGTAGCAGTCGCCGCTGCCGATGATCGTGAACGCGATGTCGTCGCGGCCCAGCTCGTGCACGACCCGGTGGGCCGCGCGCACCACGACGTCGACACCGTCCTGCGGACCCATCACGCCGATGTACGCGGCCAGGTGGCGGCGTCCGCGGCGGCGCTCGGGGTACTCCTGCCCGCGACGCAGCAGGTCGGGGTCGGGCCCGGTGCGCACCACGGTGACGTCGGCCGGCAGCTTGCCGCTGCGTTCCACCGCGATCCGCCGGTACGAGTCGTTGGTCGAGATGACGTGGTCGGCCGTCCGGTGCGTGCGGCGTTCGAGCGCGCGCAGCATGCGGTACGGGAACGACGCGCCATCGGGAAAGCGCGACTCGTACAGCTCGGGACACAGGTCGTGGTGGTCGAACACGAACCGGCTGCCGTCGGTCCTGCGCAGGAACGAGGCGATCGGCCAGAAGATGTCGGGCGGGTTGCAGGCCTGGAACACCTGGAACCGCCCGCGCCTGCGCGCCCGGCCGGTCAGCCACGCGGTCGCCGCGAACGAGGTGATGTACTCCGCGAGGTAGCTCAGCGTGCCACCGGTGGTGACGAAGCCCTTGTACTTGTACAGGTGGACGCCGTCGAGGTGCTGGTACGACGGGTCGCCCGGTCCCTTGGGGCACACCACGGAGACGTCCCAGCCGTCGGCGACGAGCGCCTGGCACTCCAGCCACACGCGGCGGTCGAACGGCACGGGCAGGTTCTGCACCACGACCAGCGCCCGGCGCTGCGTCCCACGGCGGGCGGCTCGGCGCCGCGCGCTGCGATCGACGGCTACCATCCGACCCCCTCGTATCCGGCGAGCGCCTCGACGTCGTCGCCGAGGCGTCCGCTCAGGTCGACGACCCGCCGCGGTGGGTTCGCCACCAGCGCGTCGAGCACCGCGGGGTCCGTGGACGACACGAGTGCGACGTCGGCGCCGCGCAACGCCTCGAGCGGACCGTCGGTGAACAGCCGCCGCAGGTGCGGCAGCTTCGACTCCACGTGTTTGCGGTTCGCGCCGATCAGCCGCGCGGGGTTGACGAGAGCGTCGTAGATGCGCAGCTCGTACCCCTTGCCGATGAGGCGTTCCGCCAGCTCGACGCTCGGGCTCTCGCGCAGGTCGTCCGTCGCGGACTTGAAGCTCAGCCCGAGCAGCGCGACCACCTGCGCGTCCGTCGCGACGACCCGGTCGACCACCTCGTGCACGACGCGCTCGTTGCTCGCCAGGGTGCCGGCGAGCAGCGGCATGTCGGCGCTGTTCATCCGCGCGAGGTACAGCAGCGACCTGAGGTCCTTCGGCAGGCACGACCCGCCGAACGCGAAGCCCGGCCGCAGGTACGTCGGCGAGATGTTGAGTCTCGTGTCGGTGCAGAAGAGCTCCATCACCTCGCGGGTGTCGACGCCGAAGGGGCGGAACATCCGACCCATCTCGTTGGCGAACGACACCTTGGTGGCGTGGAACGCGTTGCACGCGTACTTCAGCGCCTCCGCGCTGCGGACGTCGACGACCCGTACCGACCGGTCGAGGAACCCGAACAGCTCCGTGACGACCTTACCCACGCGCTCGTCAGGCGTGCCGACGACCACGAACGGCGGGTCGAAGAAGTCGGCGACCCCCGAGCCCTCGCGCAGGAACTCCGGGCACATCCCCGCACCCGCACTCTCCGCGGGCAGCGCCGGCGCGACGACGTTCTCCACCGTCCCCGGCGGGACCGTGCTGCGCACGACGACCGCGTGGAAGTCCGACGCCGCGGGCCGTGCGACGGTCAGCGCGCGGGCGATGCCATCGACGGCGCTCTGCACGTACGACAGGTCGGTGCTGCCGGTGGACGTCGACGGCGTCGGCACGCACACCAGCGACAGGTCCGCACCGTCCAGTGCGACCTGCGGATCGGTGGTCGCGTGCAGGTTCCCCGCGACGACCGCCGCGGAGATCATCTCCGCGAGACCCGGCTCGATGACGGGACTGCGTCCCGCGTTGATCGCATCGACCTTCCCTGCGTCGACGTCGACTCCCCAGACGTCGTGACCGTGTGCCGCCAGACAGGCGGCGGTGACCGACCCCACGTAACCCACGCCGAACACGGCGACCCTCATGGCGACTCCCCTGCTGACAACGACGATGCCCTGCGCAGTGGGTCTATAGAGCGGCCACCGACCACGATTGATACAGCGACGTTGCGGGCGAAAGCGGATGTATCAGGGTGGACGCTCGCGCATCCTCTGGTGGGGCACGCCGACCGGAGGTTCACTCATGACCGGACTCGCACAACGGGTACACCACAAGCTCGGAGATCCCGACCGCAAGAACTCGCTGTCGAGCAGGCGCCGCGCCGTCCGCTTCCAGGAGCTGCTGCGACGCTTCCCGGCGCTGGACTCGATGCGCGTCCTCGACCTCGGGGGAACTCCGGAGTTCTGGCGCTCGGCCCCCGTGCAGCCCGCGTTTGTGACGACGGTCAACCTCGACCCGAAGTTCGAGCCGGAGGAGTCGTGGCTGCACCACGTCGAAGGCGACGCGTGCAACCCCGCCACGGTGGACCGCTGCCCGGGGACGTACGACATCGTCGTCTCCAACAGCCTCATCGAGCACGTCGGCGGCTACCAGCGTCGTCGCGACCTCGCCGCCGTGATCAGCTCCGCCGCGCCCGCCCACTGGGTACAGACGCCCGACCGCTACTTCCCCGTCGAACCGCACTACGTCGCTCCGGGTTTCCAGT
This genomic window from Streptosporangiales bacterium contains:
- a CDS encoding glycosyltransferase; the protein is MVAVDRSARRRAARRGTQRRALVVVQNLPVPFDRRVWLECQALVADGWDVSVVCPKGPGDPSYQHLDGVHLYKYKGFVTTGGTLSYLAEYITSFAATAWLTGRARRRGRFQVFQACNPPDIFWPIASFLRRTDGSRFVFDHHDLCPELYESRFPDGASFPYRMLRALERRTHRTADHVISTNDSYRRIAVERSGKLPADVTVVRTGPDPDLLRRGQEYPERRRGRRHLAAYIGVMGPQDGVDVVVRAAHRVVHELGRDDIAFTIIGSGDCYDELAALRDELDLRGHVEFTGRAPDETVAEVMSTADIGLSPDPLNPLNDVSTMNKTMEYMAFGLPVVAFDLRETRVSAADAAVYVEPNDVDKYADAIVALADDEPRRRRMGAFGRRRVERELAWTHQLQAYVGVYNGLAAPTDAAPASTTGVSTMQGG
- a CDS encoding nucleotide sugar dehydrogenase yields the protein MRVAVFGVGYVGSVTAACLAAHGHDVWGVDVDAGKVDAINAGRSPVIEPGLAEMISAAVVAGNLHATTDPQVALDGADLSLVCVPTPSTSTGSTDLSYVQSAVDGIARALTVARPAASDFHAVVVRSTVPPGTVENVVAPALPAESAGAGMCPEFLREGSGVADFFDPPFVVVGTPDERVGKVVTELFGFLDRSVRVVDVRSAEALKYACNAFHATKVSFANEMGRMFRPFGVDTREVMELFCTDTRLNISPTYLRPGFAFGGSCLPKDLRSLLYLARMNSADMPLLAGTLASNERVVHEVVDRVVATDAQVVALLGLSFKSATDDLRESPSVELAERLIGKGYELRIYDALVNPARLIGANRKHVESKLPHLRRLFTDGPLEALRGADVALVSSTDPAVLDALVANPPRRVVDLSGRLGDDVEALAGYEGVGW
- a CDS encoding class I SAM-dependent methyltransferase, translated to MTGLAQRVHHKLGDPDRKNSLSSRRRAVRFQELLRRFPALDSMRVLDLGGTPEFWRSAPVQPAFVTTVNLDPKFEPEESWLHHVEGDACNPATVDRCPGTYDIVVSNSLIEHVGGYQRRRDLAAVISSAAPAHWVQTPDRYFPVEPHYVAPGFQFLPVWARARLVSRWPLAHERVYTTEDALAQVLTIDLVSATELRHLFPTSSIWHERMFRLSKSLVAIGGA
- the asnB gene encoding asparagine synthase (glutamine-hydrolyzing), with the translated sequence MCGIAGCFQQDDGKAVALTMSERLGHRGPDASGIVCIEEENLQLHLAHRRLSIIDLTAAADQPFTKQGLTLTYNGELYNYRELRTQLTRAGVHFRTDSDTEVVLEAWRYWGTGALSRFRGMFAFAVFDERTRKLTLARDPMGIKPLFYTLRQGGVVFASELKALVAAIGPELRTEPGALIASMLFYWLPENRCAIEGVHKLPPGSWAEFCPDGGSRYGTYWRIADVAAEAAAGPPADLRQVLEDSVAAHLVSDVPVSSFLSGGLDSSLVTVLAKRAEPGLDAYTITFRPEDQRREAMPDDAIYARKVAARYGVNLHEIEIAPNVVDLLPRITDVLDEPIGDPAAINTLLMCEAARDAGVKVLLSGMGADELFGGYRKQLACVIAQRYRRLPDPLTGAVHAAVDRAPVTANGRGLRYVRWAKRFLTFAELPEEAAFRRSYTMYDPGELVDLLDPELAGHVGEILDEHAETYHDNALGDHVSRMCLADTRMFLPGLNLAYTDRASMAASTEVRVPFVDPEVVRAAFSIPGGDKIRGRQGKLALKRAAEAWLPKEIVYRPKASFGAPLRAWVDTDLREMVDDDLLSGELARSGFLRRPALARLVDDERSGREDRSKQIWQLLTLETWHRNMRSLGVS